One window of the Runella slithyformis DSM 19594 genome contains the following:
- a CDS encoding DUF1684 domain-containing protein: MKAIAHLTVILVWVSYCGYAQQAATYADSLEKHRENYREEFLKSAGSPLKQEDLSFLRFYAANPKFRLLASFQLTPDAEPFTMATTDGKRAAYVKYGIVSFNVNGKPYRLSVYQSLTLIKMPDYKDYVFIPFRDGTSGKETYGGGRYLDFRLKDFQNGRVTVDFNKAYNPYCAYAEGYSCPIPPRENHLEVRLEAGEKIYGKEH, from the coding sequence ATGAAAGCAATCGCTCATTTGACGGTCATTCTTGTGTGGGTCAGTTACTGCGGCTACGCTCAGCAGGCTGCTACGTATGCCGATAGCCTGGAAAAACACCGCGAAAATTACCGGGAAGAATTCCTGAAAAGTGCCGGCTCACCGCTCAAACAGGAAGACTTATCGTTTTTGCGTTTTTATGCCGCCAATCCCAAATTCAGACTTCTCGCCTCTTTTCAACTCACCCCCGACGCTGAGCCGTTTACCATGGCTACCACCGACGGAAAAAGAGCCGCTTACGTAAAGTATGGGATCGTGAGTTTTAACGTAAACGGCAAACCGTACAGGCTATCGGTGTATCAAAGTCTGACCCTGATCAAAATGCCGGATTATAAAGATTATGTCTTTATCCCCTTTCGCGACGGCACCTCGGGCAAAGAGACCTATGGCGGCGGGCGCTACCTGGATTTTCGGCTGAAAGATTTTCAGAATGGCCGGGTTACGGTCGATTTTAACAAGGCCTATAATCCTTACTGCGCTTATGCCGAGGGGTACAGTTGCCCCATTCCGCCGCGGGAAAATCATTTGGAGGTACGACTGGAGGCAGGGGAGAAGATTTACGGCAAAGAACATTAA